The Chitinophaga sp. H8 region GCCAAAGAAAGGGAAGTAGCCATACATGCTGCTATTATAAATGCAGGGATTGAGCGTGGAGAATTTCATGTAGCAGACCCCAATGAAACAGCGAGGTTATTAGCAGAGGCATTGATGGGATTACGGTATTCCGTACTGGACCATGTGCGTTCCGATTCCAGTTTTACAGATGAGGAGTTTGAGCTGGTTATTAAAAAGCAGCAGTTGCTAGCCACCATTTTTATTAAAGGATTAAAACAACCATAACTATATCATGGAAGTGAAGGAAAGAATATTAGACGCCGCATTAAAAATGTTCCGTACGTACGGGATGAAAAGTGTGACGATGTTTGATATTGCCCGCGACTGTGGTATCTCCAAAAAAACGGTATACGAGCATTTTACCGATAAGCAGGGATTAGTGAAAGAGAGTATGCAGTTTATGCTGGATGAGCAACTGGAAACCTACCGCGTTTGCCAGGAGTCTGCACAAAATGCGATTGAAGAATTAATAAATGGATTGAAGAGTATAGAGTGGCTGGCTAAAACAGTGAATCCGGTGATGCTGTATGAAGTAGAGAAGTATCACCCCGAAACCTGGAAAGCCGTGCAGGAGTTTAAGCAGGATGGCGTATTAAGAAACATTAAAGAGAATCTGAAAAGGGGCATTGCGGAAGGCCTATACCGCAACGACCTGAAAATAGATATTGTGGCACGGATGCGGCAATTGCAGCTGGAATCAGCTTTTGATCCGGCACAGTACCCGGCCGATCAGTTTAATCTGCATGAAGTAATGTACCAGGTATCTGCACATTACATCCTGGGGATTGCCACCTTAAAAGGGCATAAACTGGTGAACCAATATCTGCAGATTAACGAAACGGATTAACGAAGCATACACACACACATTTTATAACTATCTCCTTGGGCCGGCAGCCATAACAGGTATGCCGCCTGGCGGATGCCTTGTCTGAAACGTACGGCAGTCATGGCAAAAGATAGCTGTAAACACACACAAAAACTGAAGTTATAAAAAGATGAAAAGGTTAAAATTATCACTTATACTGCTATTAGGCGTAGGCGTGTTAAATGGGTATGCACAAACGGAGCTTACACTACAGCAGGCCCTGCAATATGCACTGTCAAATAATCAGCAGCTGTCCCGCACCAGGATGGAAGAAGACATGGGGCGTCTGAAAACCAGCGAAATCAGGGCACAGGCTTTACCGCAGATCAATGGTAACGCCAAGTATACCAACAACATCAAGAATGCCGTGATCCCCGTACCCGGCGAAATGGTAGGCAAACCAGCAGGTACTACTGAATTGTTGCCCATGGGATTGCAACACAACGTAACTGCGGGCGCTGATCTGAGTCAACAGATCTTCAACCAATCCGTATTTACAGGACTGAAAGCAGCAAAGTCGGGCGAAGAATATTACAAAATGCAAACGGCACTTTCTGAAGAAACGGTGATCTACAACGTCACACAACTGTATTACCAGACACTCGTTACCCGCGAAAAAATGAATGTGCTGGATGCTAATATTGACAAGATCTCCAAGCTACTCGAAACGACCGCTTCCCAGGTTAAGAACGGCCTTGCCAAGAAAATTGATGAGGACCGTATGAAGGTAAACCTGACCAACTATAAAACGCAACGTACCCAATTGATGAATCAATTGCAGGTACAGGCTAACCAGCTGAAACAAAGCATGGGCATGGCTATAGAAACAGAGATATCATTACCCAGAACTTCTTTTGCAGAGATTGAAAAGAAAACAGCTACTGCTGTAGACTTTGGTGGGTTGAATCTGGACAACAGAACAGAGTATAAATTATTAAAGAAACAGGAAGAGCTGCAGGGTATGCAAAAGAAAGCATATATCGCAGAGTACTACCCTTCCCTTTCTGCTTTTGCCAACTACTCTTACAATGGATTAAGTAATAAGTTCGATTTCTTAAAATCCGGCGCTAACTCCACTGCCAATATGTATAGTATGGCGGCAGTAGGGGTAACCCTGAAGATCCCCATCTTTGATGGTTTTGCCCGCCGCTCCAAAGTAAGTCAGGCTAATGTTACACTGCGCCAGCTGAACAAACAGATCGAAGAAACTTCCCTGGCCCTGAACACCGCTTACGCCAATGCCAAGCTCCAGGTACAGAACAACCTGACCACTATACGGGCACAGCAGGAAAACGTAGACCTGGCCAATGAGGTATACAGCTCTACCCAAAATAATTACAACCTGGGTTTAGCTAATCTGACCGACCTGCTGGATGCTGAAACATCACTTACAGCTGCACAGAATAATTACAATGAGGCCCTGCTGCAATACAAGCTGGCCGAGCTGGACATTATCAAATCCAATGGTGGTCTTAAAACCCTTTTAAACTAATTATAAACGAAAACACAGCATACCCGCTGCTGTTCCAGGTAAACGGGTAAGCGAAAGCAATAAAACACACAAACTATTTTCAAATGAAGAAAATTATTATCTGGAGTGCTGTAACGATAGGTGCCTTGGTATTGATCATGTGGAAGCTGAACGCGAATAAAAAAGCTAACGAAGCAAAAACAGAATTTGTAAAACAAAGTAATAGCGGGGATGTACCCGTGCTGGTAAGCAAAGTATCTAAGGTGGATTACTCACAGGGCTTTATGGCCAACGGTAATTTTGAACCTATCCGCGAGCTGACCTATATGGCAGAAGTATCCGGCCGTATTACCAAACTGCTGGTAGATGAAGGCAGTTATGTAAAACAAGGCCAGGTGATTGCGCTGATAGATGGCGAAATCCTGGGTACTGATCTGGAATCTGCTAAGGTAAACCTGGAGCAGCTGAAAGTAGATAAGGAAAGATATGAGAGTGCCTTTAAAACCGGTGGGGTTACCCAGAAACAGGTGGATGATGCCCGTTTGCAATACGACCTGGCTGCTACCAGATACAATGCTGCGAGCCGCCGTATCCGTGATACAAATGTAAAAGCGCCTATCCAGGGTACTATCAATAAAAAATATGTAGAACAAGGAGCATACCTGTCGTTAGGTACCAAGATGTTTGACATCGTAGACGTAGCCCGTCTGAAACTGGAGGTAACTGTTCCGGAAGCACAGGTGATTCACCTGAGCAAAGGCGATAAAGTGAAAGTAACTTCCAATGTATTCCCGGAAGCAAGTTATGAAGGCCGCATCACTTTTATTGCTGCCAAAGGTGATAACACCCTTAACTACCCCGTACAGATGGAAGTCACCAATATAGACAGTAAATCACTGAAAGCAGGCATGTATGGCACTGCCCACTTCGATATTCCTAATGTGGCACCGGCTATCATTATACCACGTACCGCTTTTGTGGGTGGTGTAAACAGTAACCAGGTGTATGTGATGGACAACAATACCGCCAAATTACGGAAGGTAATTGCCGGCCGTATTATGGGCGACCAGGTAGAAATACGGGAAGGATTGAACGAAGGTGATGTAGTCATCACCAGCGGCCAGATCAACCTGGTAGATGGAACCAAAGTGGTAGTGCAGCAGGATGTTGCCACCAAATAAAGCGTACGCGAAAATATTGCTGCAGCTGGATACCGGAAGCTGAAAGGTATTCAGATACAATGGACAGGTTTAAGGTTTCCGATAAATTCAGGTATTAACAAGGAAGGATGAATTATATACCGAACAGCTAATCTGGTATCCGGCTAAACAGCATACAGCATCTGGTGACACAACAAATTATTCAAACATGAAAATTACAGAAGTATCCATAAAGCGGCCTACCATCGTAGTGGTAGTATTTACCATCCTTACGCTGCTGGGGATCATGAGCTATAAATCACTGAACTATGAGCTGTTGCCCAAGTTCTCTTCTCCGGTAGTAACGATTGCTACCATTTATCCGGGTGCCTCCCCCAATGAGGTAGAAAGTACCATTACAAAAAAGATAGAGGATGCGATTGCCTCTATGGAAAAGATCAAGAAGATCACTTCCAAATCTTCCGAGAGTTTATCCATTGTAACCGTAGAGTTAAACAATGATGCGAATGTGGATATTGCGCTGCAGGATGCACAACGTAAGGTGAACGCTATCCTGGCTGATTTGCCGGGGGATGCCAAACCACCTTCCCTGAACAAGTTTTCAATAGATGACTTGCCGATCATGACCTTGTCTGCCACTGCCAAAATGGACGACAAAGTGTTTTATGACCTGGTAGATAAAAAACTGCAGCCTTTATTATCCCGTTTGCCGGGTGTGGCACAGGTAACCCTGATTGGTGGACAGGAGCGTGAAGTAAAGGTGAACATTGATCCCAAGAAACTGGAAGCATACAATATGTCCATCCTGCAGGTAAGACAAACCATTACCAATGCAAACATGGACTTCCCTACCGGTAAGGTGAAAACTGCTGACCAGCAGATCCTGATCCGCCTGGCAGGTAAATATAAGGACGTAGATCAATTACGTAACCTGGTACTGACTACCACTGATAACGGCGCGCAGATCCGTTTGAAAGATGTGGCAGACGTACAGGATTCACAAAAAGATGCAGAACGTATTGCCCGTGTGGATGGTGTAAGTGCGATAGCTCTGCAGGTGCAGAAACAAACAGATGCCAATGCTGTACAGGTGAGTGAGGAGATGCAGAAAGCCATTGCGAAGATTGAAAAAGACTATGCTGCCAATGATGTAAAAATCCTGGTGGCCAATGACTCTTCGGTGTTTACGCTGGAGTCTGCCGATTCGGTAATACATGACCTGATCATTGCGGTAGTGCTGGTGGCATTTGTAATGCTGCTGTTCCTGCACAGTATCCGTAACGCGATATTCGTAATGATCTCTATCCCCGCATCACTGATAGCTACCTTCATTGGTATGGAGCTGATGGGCTTCTCGCTCAACCTGATGTCTTTGCTGGGGCTGTCACTGGTGGTAGGTATCCTGGTGGATGATGCGATTGTGGTGCTGGAAAATATCTACCGTCACATGGAGATGGGAAAAAACAAAGTACGTGCGGCATTTGACGGGGTAAAAGAAATAGGCTTTACCGTTACCTCTATTACTCTGGTAATTGTGGTGGTGTTCCTGCCTATCTCGCTGACCAATGAACTGGTATCAAAGATCCTCCGGGAGTTTTGTGTGGTGGTAATGATTTCCACGATGCTCAGTTTGCTGTCGTCCTTTATGATTGTGCCGCTGCTGTCGTCCCGTTTCGGAAAGCTGGAACATATCACTGGTAAAAACATCTTTGAGAAGTTTATCCTGTGGTTTGAAAAACAACTGCAACGATTTACAGACTGGATGACCGGTATCCTGAAATGGGCGCTGGTACACAAAACCATCACTATTATTGGTTCCCTGGTATTGCTGGTGGCTTCCTTTATGCTGATAGGTAAAGGGTATATAGGTGGAGAGTTTATTCCTAAGGGTGACCGCGGACAGTTTATCGTGATGCTGGAAATGCCTAAAGATGCTTCTGTGGAGCAGTCTAACCAGGCTACCCGTAAAGCAGAACAATACTTATCCAAGAAACCGGAAGTAACCCGTTTGATCACTACAGTGGGTCAAACCAGTGAAGATGGTTTTGGTAACTCCCAGTCTACCGCTTATAAATCAGAGATCACCGTAATGCTGGTAGAACCGGAACACCGGGAGCCCTCTGATATATATGGAGCAAGAGTGAAAGCAGAATTAAAAGCGATCCTGCCTGGTGTGAAAGTGAAAACTACCTCCGTAAGTATCCTGGGTACTGCAGAAAGAGCGCCGATAGAGCTGGTGGTAATGGGGACTGAGCTGGATAGTGTAATGGCCTTTGCACAAAAAGCGATGGCCACACTGAAAACAGTGCCCGGTGCGAGTGAGGTAAAACTTTCTGTAGAAGAAGGTAACCCGGAGATCAACGTACAGGTAGACCGTGATAAGATGTCGGCACTGGGCCTGACACTGGAAACAGTGGGTGGAACTATGCAGACCGCCTTTAGTGGTACTGCGGATGATTCCAAAGTGAAGTTCCGCCAGGGAGATTATGAATATGATATCAACATCCGCTTTGACGACTTTAACCGTAAGAACCTGCAGGATGTGTCCAACATTACGTTCCTGAACAACAAGGGCGCATTGGTACGTCTGTCGCAGTTTGCTACTGTAACAGAAGGTTCCGGGCCAAGCCACCTGGAAAGAAGGGATAAAAATACCTCTGTGTCTGTACAGTCGCAGGTAATGGGTCGTCCTTCCGGTACCGTAAACCAGGAGTTTGCAGCTAAGCTGGCAGAATTGCCTAAGCCTGCCGGTATCTCCTACCTGTTTGGTGGGGATGCAGAAAACCAGGGTGATTCCTTTGGTACGCTGGGAGCAGCATTGCTGATCTCCATTGTAATGGTATACCTGATCATGGTGGCCTTGTATGATAACTACATTTACCCGTTTGTGGTATTGTTCTCTATCCCGCTGGCTATCATAGGTGCCTTGCTGGCACTGGCGCTGACCAATAATACGCTGAACATCTTTACCATCCTGGGTATGATCATGCTGATCGGGCTGGTAGCGAAGAATGCGATCATCCTGGTAGACTTTACCAATCAGATGAAGGAGCAGGGACAAACAACGATGGAAGCATTGATACATGCCAACAATGCCCGTTTACGTCCTATCCTGATGACCACGATTGCGATGGTGATAGGTATGTTGCCTATTGCGTTAGCAACAGGTGGGGTGGCCTCTACCAAGAATGGTCTGGCCTGGGTAATCATCGGTGGTTTGATCAGTTCCATGTTCCTGACGCTGATAGTAGTACCAGTGGTATATAAAATAGTAGACAGTGTGATGCAGCGTTTTGGTATGAACAAGCCTTCCCAGAAGCGCCTGATCCGTCAGCGGATGGTAGCGCCTTATGAAGAAGTGCTGAGCCATGCGCACATGAACTAACATATTTGAAGATATTGTTACTGACAGTGTAACAGTTGTAGGTTTAGGTAAATAGCCGGAATAATCTTATTCCGGCTTTTTTATGCCTATGCGGGAGAGGCGGTTCTGTAATGCCACCGCAGGCGGTATCAAACACCTGGAGATCAGTCAATAAGGCTTGTCCGGGCACCTTCCGGGAGAGGGCGTACGGCCCCTCAAAAAACAGTATATTTATAGAGCCAATATTTTCAGAGATGTTATCACTTACAGATACCCGCTGGGAGCAACTACATCACGCATACGGTCCTGCCAATGATGTACCGGGAATACTTCAGCAACTGCAGGAGGGAAATGATGAGGATAAAGACGACTTGTTTTATGGGATGCTTTGTCATCAGTATACCGTATATGATGCCACCTTTGCGGCCATGCCGGCTGTTTTCCGGCTGCTGGAAGAACAGGAAGATATTCCGGCCATCATGGAGATACTGAATTTTTGCGGGGGCGTATATGCATTTGATTACGAAGACCATGTTGCGGCGGTGGCTTCTCCCCTGTTGTACGAGCCCCTGCGTAAAAACCGGGAGCTGGATACTACTACCCTACTGAATATACAAACAGCTTATAAACGTACCGCAGAAGATGTAGAGCAGTATTGCCTGTACCTGTTATCCAAACAGGTATTGGAAAATGAGTCCGATAAAAAAGAAGTATTGACTACCCTGGCAGCTGTAACGGGAAGTAAAGCTATTGCCAGGGCGTTGCTTATTTACCATCAGGATGAATATGTATGCGTGTGCCCGCATTGCAATAGTGAAGTATTTGTATGGAATGAAGAAGGCATCCTGAAGG contains the following coding sequences:
- a CDS encoding TetR/AcrR family transcriptional regulator, giving the protein MEVKERILDAALKMFRTYGMKSVTMFDIARDCGISKKTVYEHFTDKQGLVKESMQFMLDEQLETYRVCQESAQNAIEELINGLKSIEWLAKTVNPVMLYEVEKYHPETWKAVQEFKQDGVLRNIKENLKRGIAEGLYRNDLKIDIVARMRQLQLESAFDPAQYPADQFNLHEVMYQVSAHYILGIATLKGHKLVNQYLQINETD
- a CDS encoding TolC family protein, translating into MKRLKLSLILLLGVGVLNGYAQTELTLQQALQYALSNNQQLSRTRMEEDMGRLKTSEIRAQALPQINGNAKYTNNIKNAVIPVPGEMVGKPAGTTELLPMGLQHNVTAGADLSQQIFNQSVFTGLKAAKSGEEYYKMQTALSEETVIYNVTQLYYQTLVTREKMNVLDANIDKISKLLETTASQVKNGLAKKIDEDRMKVNLTNYKTQRTQLMNQLQVQANQLKQSMGMAIETEISLPRTSFAEIEKKTATAVDFGGLNLDNRTEYKLLKKQEELQGMQKKAYIAEYYPSLSAFANYSYNGLSNKFDFLKSGANSTANMYSMAAVGVTLKIPIFDGFARRSKVSQANVTLRQLNKQIEETSLALNTAYANAKLQVQNNLTTIRAQQENVDLANEVYSSTQNNYNLGLANLTDLLDAETSLTAAQNNYNEALLQYKLAELDIIKSNGGLKTLLN
- a CDS encoding efflux RND transporter periplasmic adaptor subunit, whose product is MKKIIIWSAVTIGALVLIMWKLNANKKANEAKTEFVKQSNSGDVPVLVSKVSKVDYSQGFMANGNFEPIRELTYMAEVSGRITKLLVDEGSYVKQGQVIALIDGEILGTDLESAKVNLEQLKVDKERYESAFKTGGVTQKQVDDARLQYDLAATRYNAASRRIRDTNVKAPIQGTINKKYVEQGAYLSLGTKMFDIVDVARLKLEVTVPEAQVIHLSKGDKVKVTSNVFPEASYEGRITFIAAKGDNTLNYPVQMEVTNIDSKSLKAGMYGTAHFDIPNVAPAIIIPRTAFVGGVNSNQVYVMDNNTAKLRKVIAGRIMGDQVEIREGLNEGDVVITSGQINLVDGTKVVVQQDVATK
- a CDS encoding efflux RND transporter permease subunit, which encodes MKITEVSIKRPTIVVVVFTILTLLGIMSYKSLNYELLPKFSSPVVTIATIYPGASPNEVESTITKKIEDAIASMEKIKKITSKSSESLSIVTVELNNDANVDIALQDAQRKVNAILADLPGDAKPPSLNKFSIDDLPIMTLSATAKMDDKVFYDLVDKKLQPLLSRLPGVAQVTLIGGQEREVKVNIDPKKLEAYNMSILQVRQTITNANMDFPTGKVKTADQQILIRLAGKYKDVDQLRNLVLTTTDNGAQIRLKDVADVQDSQKDAERIARVDGVSAIALQVQKQTDANAVQVSEEMQKAIAKIEKDYAANDVKILVANDSSVFTLESADSVIHDLIIAVVLVAFVMLLFLHSIRNAIFVMISIPASLIATFIGMELMGFSLNLMSLLGLSLVVGILVDDAIVVLENIYRHMEMGKNKVRAAFDGVKEIGFTVTSITLVIVVVFLPISLTNELVSKILREFCVVVMISTMLSLLSSFMIVPLLSSRFGKLEHITGKNIFEKFILWFEKQLQRFTDWMTGILKWALVHKTITIIGSLVLLVASFMLIGKGYIGGEFIPKGDRGQFIVMLEMPKDASVEQSNQATRKAEQYLSKKPEVTRLITTVGQTSEDGFGNSQSTAYKSEITVMLVEPEHREPSDIYGARVKAELKAILPGVKVKTTSVSILGTAERAPIELVVMGTELDSVMAFAQKAMATLKTVPGASEVKLSVEEGNPEINVQVDRDKMSALGLTLETVGGTMQTAFSGTADDSKVKFRQGDYEYDINIRFDDFNRKNLQDVSNITFLNNKGALVRLSQFATVTEGSGPSHLERRDKNTSVSVQSQVMGRPSGTVNQEFAAKLAELPKPAGISYLFGGDAENQGDSFGTLGAALLISIVMVYLIMVALYDNYIYPFVVLFSIPLAIIGALLALALTNNTLNIFTILGMIMLIGLVAKNAIILVDFTNQMKEQGQTTMEALIHANNARLRPILMTTIAMVIGMLPIALATGGVASTKNGLAWVIIGGLISSMFLTLIVVPVVYKIVDSVMQRFGMNKPSQKRLIRQRMVAPYEEVLSHAHMN